A genomic segment from Aegilops tauschii subsp. strangulata cultivar AL8/78 chromosome 1, Aet v6.0, whole genome shotgun sequence encodes:
- the LOC141026610 gene encoding putative F-box protein At3g49980 — MSALGEDATLDDDVVTEILLRLPCTSVLRSRAVCKAWHRITTDPSFLAAHAERRPAELLVVSREPESEWAYQDRVDTIPLSLRADDGPVGCQRELYYPEHCDVHLLVGCCYGLLLFLLHRFPPGQCCSYFFVCNPVTRQGTWLDLMPPACRGNLRVLCGFYRHGPSGEHRFLVLANEPQSPNSLMTNMDLFTGSAAHYVFNFAAATVSSEAPRRLGPVPGNVVVNPYGSENQVPSHLYHRGKLHWTTHHQATSMGKILAFDTLSEEFRLISCPEWPRGQYSYLHDLCLMELHGRLAITTTLLCGEFMEVWVLENYDDDRSWSHRFRIQLPPPFCVRWTMGTGIPNVILVGGYMEKLAAVYHLTDKWSVEKIGFINSNTSARHFLFKESLAPHPFFDPY, encoded by the coding sequence ATGTCGGCGCTGGGTGAAGACGCGACCCTGGACGATGATGTGGTAACGGAGATCCTCCTCAGGCTACCGTGTACCTCTGTGCTCCGCTCCCGGGCCGTCTGCAAGGCGTGGCACCGCATCACCACCGACCCCTCGTTCCTCGCAGCCCACGCCGAGCGGCGCCCAGCCGAGCTGCTCGTCGTGTCACGAGAACCTGAATCTGAATGGGCTTACCAAGATCGTGTCGACACAATCCCGCTCTCTCTCCGAGCCGACGACGGCCCGGTGGGGTGCCAGCGTGAGCTCTATTATCCCGAGCATTGTGATGTTCACTTGCTGGTGGGTTGCTGCTATGGGCTCCTGCTATTCCTGCTCCACAGATTCCCTCCGGGCCAGTGCTGCTCCTACTTCTTCGTGTGCAACCCGGTGACCAGGCAGGGGACATGGCTAGACCTGATGCCGCCGGCTTGCCGCGGCAACCTGCGGGTGCTCTGCGGCTTCTACCGCCACGGCCCATCCGGCGAGCACCGGTTTCTCGTCCTGGCCAATGAACCACAAAGCCCGAATAGCCTGATGACCAACATGGACCTCTTCACTGGCTCCGCCGCGCACTATGTTTTCAATTTTGCAGCCGCCACCGTGTCCTCAGAGGCTCCTCGCCGGCTGGGACCGGTGCCCGGAAACGTAGTCGTCAACCCCTACGGCTCCGAGAACCAGGTCCCCAGCCACCTCTACCATCGGGGGAAGCTTCACTGGACGACGCATCATCAGGCCACGAGCATGGGCAAGATCTTGGCGTTCGACACACTGTCCGAGGAATTCCGGCTAATATCGTGCCCGGAGTGGCCAAGGGGCCAATACTCCTACCTGCACGACCTCTGCCTCATGGAGTTGCACGGCAGGCTAGCCATAACAACCACTCTACTCTGTGGCGAGTTCATGGAGGTCTGGGTGCTCGAGAACTACGACGACGACCGGAGCTGGTCACACCGTTTCCGGATCCAACTGCCGCCGCCGTTCTGTGTACGTTGGACGATGGGCACCGGTATCCCTAACGTCATTCTGGTGGGAGGCTACATGGAAAAATTAGCTGCGGTATACCATCTTACCGACAAGTGGAGCGTAGAGAAGATAGGGTTTATCAACAGCAACACATCGGCTCGTCACTTTCTCTTCAAGGAGAGCCTTGCGCCACACCCCTTTTTTGATCCATATTAA